A genomic segment from Cyanobium sp. NIES-981 encodes:
- the psbM gene encoding photosystem II reaction center protein PsbM — protein METNDLGFVASLMFVLVPTVFLLVLYIQTSSRQGG, from the coding sequence ATGGAAACCAACGATCTCGGCTTCGTGGCCAGCCTGATGTTCGTCCTGGTTCCCACCGTGTTCCTGCTGGTGCTGTACATCCAGACCAGCAGCCGCCAGGGTGGCTGA
- a CDS encoding 2Fe-2S iron-sulfur cluster-binding protein → MPVIRFVREGRDVECYPGENLREVALREGLQLYGLKGALGNCGGCGQCITCFVEIPEGTAAQALSGRTPVEDQKLRRRPQNWRLACQALVQHSLVVLTRPQVGLADKSARLDAAMASPLPPGPTEWPAAAESADDEGADAEGGDGEGGDAGPVQAATDARPGDLPA, encoded by the coding sequence ATGCCCGTGATCCGATTCGTGCGTGAGGGTCGTGATGTGGAGTGCTACCCCGGCGAGAACCTGCGCGAGGTGGCCCTGCGGGAGGGGCTGCAGCTCTATGGCCTGAAGGGAGCCCTCGGCAACTGCGGTGGCTGCGGCCAGTGCATCACCTGTTTCGTGGAGATCCCGGAGGGCACCGCGGCCCAGGCCCTGAGCGGCCGCACTCCCGTGGAGGACCAGAAACTGAGACGGCGCCCCCAGAACTGGCGCCTCGCCTGCCAGGCGCTGGTGCAGCACTCCCTCGTGGTGCTGACCCGCCCCCAGGTGGGCCTGGCCGACAAATCGGCGCGCCTCGATGCAGCGATGGCATCGCCCCTTCCCCCCGGACCCACGGAATGGCCTGCGGCGGCAGAGTCCGCCGATGACGAGGGTGCCGACGCCGAAGGTGGCGATGGCGAGGGTGGCGATGCCGGTCCGGTGCAGGCCGCCACGGACGCCCGTCCCGGCGACCTGCCGGCCTGA
- the psbB gene encoding photosystem II chlorophyll-binding protein CP47: MGLPWYRVHTVVINDPGRLLAVHLMHTALVAGWAGSMALYELAIFDPSDPVLNPMWRQGMFVMPFMARLGVTGSWGGWSITGETGVDPGFWSFEGVAAAHIIFSGLLFLAAIWHWTYWDLEIWQDPRTGEPALDLPKIFGIHLLLAGLGCFGFGAFHLTGVFGPGMWVSDAYGLTGHLEPVQPAWGPEGFNPFNPGGIVAHHIAAGIVGIIAGIFHITTRPPERLYKALRMGNIETVLASAIAAVFFAAFVVAGTMWYGAAATPVELFGPTRYQWDQGYFKAEINRRVQTALDNGATKEEAYGSIPEKLAFYDYVGNSPAKGGLFRVGPMVNGDGLPTGWIGHIAFTDKEGRDLEVRRLPNFFENFPVVLEDQNGIVRGDIPFRRAEAKYSFEQTGITATVYGGALNGQTFTDPADVKRLARKAQLGEAFEFDRETYHSDGTFRSSPRGWFTFGHATFALLFFFGHIWHGARTLYRDVFAGIDPDLGEQVEFGLFQKLGDKSTRRLPEGYTPPAGSTLS; the protein is encoded by the coding sequence ATGGGATTGCCCTGGTATCGGGTGCACACGGTCGTGATCAACGACCCGGGCCGACTGCTCGCCGTGCACCTCATGCACACCGCGCTGGTGGCCGGCTGGGCCGGCTCCATGGCGCTCTATGAGCTCGCGATCTTCGATCCCTCCGACCCGGTGCTCAACCCGATGTGGCGCCAGGGCATGTTCGTCATGCCGTTCATGGCCCGACTCGGCGTGACTGGCAGCTGGGGCGGCTGGAGCATCACCGGCGAAACCGGTGTCGATCCCGGGTTCTGGAGCTTCGAAGGCGTCGCCGCCGCCCACATCATCTTCAGTGGCCTGCTGTTCCTGGCCGCCATCTGGCACTGGACCTACTGGGATCTCGAGATCTGGCAGGACCCCCGCACCGGGGAACCGGCTCTGGACCTGCCCAAGATCTTCGGGATCCACCTGCTGCTGGCCGGCCTCGGCTGTTTCGGCTTCGGCGCCTTCCACCTCACCGGCGTGTTCGGCCCGGGGATGTGGGTGAGCGACGCCTACGGCCTCACCGGGCATCTCGAACCAGTGCAGCCGGCCTGGGGCCCCGAGGGATTCAATCCCTTCAACCCTGGCGGGATCGTGGCCCACCACATCGCTGCCGGCATCGTGGGCATCATCGCCGGCATCTTCCACATCACCACCCGTCCCCCCGAGCGCCTCTACAAGGCTCTGCGGATGGGGAACATCGAAACGGTGCTGGCTTCCGCCATCGCCGCCGTGTTCTTCGCAGCCTTCGTGGTGGCCGGCACCATGTGGTACGGCGCTGCCGCCACACCGGTGGAACTCTTCGGACCCACCCGCTACCAGTGGGATCAGGGCTACTTCAAGGCCGAGATCAACCGGCGTGTGCAGACCGCCCTCGACAACGGTGCCACCAAGGAGGAGGCCTACGGCTCCATCCCCGAGAAACTGGCCTTCTACGACTACGTCGGCAACAGCCCGGCCAAAGGTGGCCTGTTCCGGGTTGGCCCCATGGTGAACGGCGACGGCCTGCCCACCGGCTGGATCGGCCACATCGCCTTCACCGACAAGGAGGGACGTGACCTGGAAGTGCGACGCCTGCCCAACTTCTTCGAGAACTTCCCCGTGGTGCTCGAAGACCAGAACGGCATCGTCCGCGGTGACATTCCGTTCCGTCGCGCCGAGGCTAAGTATTCCTTCGAGCAGACCGGCATCACCGCCACCGTGTACGGAGGCGCGCTGAACGGTCAGACCTTCACCGACCCCGCCGATGTGAAGCGGCTGGCCCGCAAGGCCCAGCTGGGTGAGGCCTTCGAATTCGATCGCGAGACCTACCACTCCGACGGCACCTTCCGCAGCTCCCCCCGCGGCTGGTTCACCTTCGGCCACGCCACCTTCGCACTGCTCTTCTTCTTCGGGCACATCTGGCACGGCGCTCGCACCCTCTACCGGGATGTGTTCGCCGGCATCGACCCTGATCTCGGTGAGCAGGTGGAGTTCGGTCTGTTCCAGAAGCTCGGCGACAAGTCCACCCGCCGTCTGCCTGAGGGCTATACCCCCCCGGCCGGCTCCACCCTCAGCTGA
- a CDS encoding photosystem II reaction center protein T: MESFAYILILTLALATLFFAIAFRDPPKIGK; encoded by the coding sequence ATGGAGAGCTTTGCCTACATCCTGATCCTTACCCTGGCCCTGGCCACCCTGTTCTTCGCGATCGCCTTCCGCGATCCGCCGAAGATCGGCAAATGA
- the nrdR gene encoding transcriptional regulator NrdR gives MQCPSCQHTDSRVLESRAADAGRSVRRRRECLNCEFRFTTYERVETVPITVIKRSGSRETFNRGKLLHGLLRACEKTGLEPARLELVVDEIELVLQQRTGREVSSAEIGELVLLQLAEMSEVAYVRFASVYRQFQGISDFIATLEGLHRRTAKPSALAAVG, from the coding sequence ATGCAATGCCCCTCCTGCCAACACACCGACAGCCGGGTGCTCGAGTCCCGAGCGGCTGATGCCGGGCGCAGTGTGCGGCGGCGGCGGGAATGCCTCAATTGCGAGTTCCGGTTCACCACCTACGAACGTGTGGAAACCGTGCCGATCACCGTGATCAAGCGCAGCGGCTCCAGGGAAACCTTCAACCGCGGCAAGTTGCTGCACGGCTTGCTGCGGGCCTGCGAGAAGACCGGCCTGGAACCTGCCCGGCTCGAGTTGGTGGTCGACGAGATCGAGCTGGTGCTGCAGCAGCGCACGGGCCGGGAGGTCAGCAGCGCCGAGATCGGTGAACTGGTGCTCCTGCAACTGGCCGAGATGAGTGAGGTGGCCTACGTGCGCTTCGCCTCGGTGTACCGCCAGTTCCAGGGGATCAGTGATTTCATCGCCACCCTGGAGGGGCTCCACCGCCGCACGGCCAAGCCCTCAGCCCTGGCGGCCGTGGGCTGA
- a CDS encoding 30S ribosomal protein S1, translating to MTVTPSEISSTEADLDLAAEAAADLDLAIPEEVPTADDPSSRAATRDLDGVGFTLDEFAALLSKYDYNFKPGDVVNGTVFALESKGAMIDIGAKTAAFMPLQEVSINRVEGLSDVLEPGEIREFFILSEENEDGQLTLSIRRIEYQRAWERVRQLQKEDATIYSEVFATNRGGALVRVEGLRGFIPGSHISTRKAKEELVADFLPLKFLEVDEERNRLVLSHRRALVERKMNRLEVGEVVLGTVRGIKPYGAFIDIGGVSGLLHISEISHEHIETPHTVLNVNDQMKVMIIDLDAERGRISLSTKALEPEPGDMLTDPQKVFDKAEEMAARYKQMLLEQAEDNEPMGVTLD from the coding sequence ATGACCGTGACCCCTTCCGAAATCAGCAGCACCGAGGCCGATCTGGACCTGGCCGCTGAAGCGGCAGCCGATCTCGACCTCGCCATCCCGGAAGAGGTACCGACGGCCGATGACCCCAGCAGCCGGGCCGCGACCCGCGACCTCGACGGCGTCGGTTTCACGCTGGATGAGTTCGCCGCCCTGCTCAGCAAGTACGACTACAACTTCAAACCGGGTGACGTTGTCAACGGCACCGTGTTCGCCCTGGAATCGAAGGGCGCCATGATCGACATCGGCGCCAAGACAGCGGCCTTCATGCCGCTCCAGGAGGTGTCGATCAACCGCGTCGAAGGGCTCAGCGACGTGCTGGAGCCCGGCGAGATCCGGGAATTCTTCATCCTCAGCGAGGAGAACGAGGACGGCCAGCTCACCCTCTCGATCCGCCGGATCGAGTACCAGCGCGCCTGGGAGCGGGTCAGGCAGCTGCAGAAGGAGGACGCCACCATCTACTCCGAGGTGTTCGCCACCAACCGCGGTGGCGCCCTGGTGCGGGTGGAAGGGCTGCGGGGCTTCATCCCCGGCAGCCACATCAGCACCCGCAAGGCCAAGGAGGAGCTGGTGGCCGACTTCCTGCCCCTCAAGTTCCTGGAGGTGGATGAGGAGCGCAACCGGCTGGTGCTCAGCCACCGTCGCGCCCTGGTGGAGCGCAAGATGAACCGCCTCGAAGTGGGCGAGGTGGTGCTCGGCACCGTGCGCGGCATCAAGCCCTACGGCGCCTTCATCGACATCGGTGGGGTCAGCGGCCTGCTGCACATCTCCGAAATCAGCCACGAGCACATCGAGACGCCCCACACGGTGCTCAATGTGAACGACCAGATGAAGGTGATGATCATCGATCTCGACGCCGAGCGGGGCCGGATCTCCCTCTCCACCAAAGCTCTCGAGCCGGAACCCGGCGACATGCTCACCGACCCCCAGAAGGTGTTCGACAAGGCCGAGGAAATGGCGGCCCGCTACAAGCAGATGCTGCTGGAGCAGGCCGAAGACAACGAGCCGATGGGTGTCACCCTCGACTGA
- a CDS encoding HAD family hydrolase: MALLLLRGELIGEVEAVLFDKDGTLSVSEPGLHALATARVFHCDQLLRQHDEALHARLGPQLRDLLQRAYGLRGSGLDPAGTTAVASRAHNLISTATALAQLGLGWPESVELSEATFLATDHLQGHGSARQAQATEGLHALVKRLAEAAVTCAVISNDETAGIEAFLSSQGLRRHFQAIWSAEHSPRKPDPAAVLALCRDLGVQPQRCALIGDANSDLLMARRAGLPLAVGYLAGWGSPPPLDPTFPHMRHWEELEVLLR, from the coding sequence GTGGCCTTGCTCCTGCTGCGGGGTGAGCTGATCGGGGAGGTGGAGGCCGTTCTGTTCGACAAGGACGGCACCCTCTCCGTCAGTGAGCCCGGCCTGCACGCCCTGGCCACCGCCAGGGTTTTTCATTGCGACCAGTTGCTGCGGCAGCACGATGAAGCCCTGCATGCCCGGCTGGGCCCGCAGCTGCGGGACCTGTTGCAGCGGGCCTACGGCCTCCGCGGCAGCGGACTCGATCCCGCTGGCACCACGGCCGTTGCCAGCCGCGCCCACAACCTGATCTCCACGGCCACCGCCCTGGCCCAGCTCGGGCTGGGTTGGCCGGAGTCCGTCGAACTGAGCGAGGCCACGTTCCTGGCAACCGACCATCTGCAGGGCCACGGCAGCGCCCGGCAGGCCCAGGCCACCGAGGGACTCCACGCCCTGGTGAAGCGCCTGGCGGAAGCGGCGGTGACGTGCGCCGTGATCAGCAACGACGAGACGGCCGGCATCGAGGCGTTCCTCTCCAGCCAGGGGTTACGCCGGCACTTCCAGGCGATCTGGAGCGCGGAGCACAGTCCTCGCAAGCCTGACCCGGCCGCTGTGCTGGCCCTCTGCCGTGACCTGGGCGTGCAGCCCCAGCGCTGTGCCCTGATCGGCGATGCGAACAGCGACCTGCTGATGGCCCGCCGTGCCGGTCTCCCGCTGGCCGTGGGCTACCTGGCCGGCTGGGGCAGCCCGCCGCCCCTGGATCCCACGTTCCCCCACATGCGGCACTGGGAGGAACTGGAGGTCCTCCTGCGCTGA
- the metK gene encoding methionine adenosyltransferase, with translation MSRYVFTSESVTEGHPDKICDQVSDAVLDALLAEDPASRVACETVVNTGLCLITGEVTTTARVDFNTLVRGVIQQIGYTGARAGGFDAHGCAVLVALDQQSPDIAQGVDEADDHDGDPLDKVGAGDQGIMFGFACDETPELMPLPISLAHRLARRLSEVRHDGTLGYLLPDGKTQVSVVYEDERPVAIDTILISTQHTPEIDGLSEEKALRERIAADLWSHVVVPATADLALRPSRESTRFLVNPTGKFVVGGPQGDAGLTGRKIIVDTYGGYARHGGGAFSGKDPTKVDRSAAYAARYVAKALVAAGLARKAEVQLSYAIGVAKPVSILVESFGTGTRSNADLTALVQRHFDLRPGAIIETFGLRELPQQRGGRFYQDVAAYGHFGRSDLQLPWEDVATIAAVLREAGAVAAAA, from the coding sequence ATGAGCAGGTACGTGTTCACCTCCGAGTCCGTGACCGAGGGGCACCCCGACAAGATCTGCGACCAGGTGAGCGATGCCGTGCTCGATGCCCTGCTCGCCGAGGACCCCGCCTCCAGGGTGGCCTGCGAGACCGTGGTGAACACGGGGCTCTGCCTGATCACCGGGGAGGTGACCACCACGGCGCGGGTGGACTTCAACACCCTCGTGCGTGGGGTGATCCAGCAGATCGGCTACACGGGGGCCAGGGCCGGCGGCTTCGACGCCCACGGCTGCGCCGTGTTGGTGGCCCTCGATCAGCAGTCCCCCGACATCGCCCAGGGCGTGGATGAGGCCGACGACCACGACGGCGATCCCCTCGACAAGGTGGGGGCTGGCGATCAGGGGATCATGTTCGGCTTCGCCTGCGACGAGACGCCGGAGCTGATGCCGCTTCCGATCAGCCTGGCCCACCGCCTGGCCCGTCGCCTGTCTGAAGTGCGTCATGACGGCACCCTGGGCTACCTGCTGCCCGACGGCAAAACCCAGGTGAGCGTGGTCTATGAGGATGAGCGGCCAGTCGCCATTGACACGATCCTGATCTCCACCCAGCACACCCCTGAGATTGATGGGCTGAGTGAGGAAAAGGCGCTGAGGGAGCGGATCGCCGCCGACCTCTGGTCCCACGTGGTGGTGCCCGCCACGGCGGATCTGGCACTCAGGCCCAGCCGGGAGAGCACGCGCTTCCTGGTCAATCCCACCGGCAAGTTCGTGGTCGGTGGGCCCCAGGGGGACGCCGGGCTCACCGGCCGCAAGATCATCGTGGACACCTACGGCGGCTATGCCCGCCATGGGGGTGGCGCCTTTTCGGGCAAGGATCCCACCAAGGTGGACCGCTCGGCCGCCTATGCGGCCCGCTACGTGGCCAAGGCCCTAGTGGCCGCCGGCCTGGCCCGCAAGGCCGAGGTGCAGCTGAGCTACGCCATCGGCGTGGCCAAACCGGTGAGCATCCTGGTGGAGAGCTTCGGCACGGGCACCCGCAGCAATGCCGACCTCACCGCACTGGTGCAGCGGCACTTCGACCTGCGCCCTGGGGCCATCATCGAAACCTTCGGTCTGCGTGAGCTGCCGCAGCAGCGCGGCGGCCGCTTCTACCAGGACGTGGCGGCCTACGGCCATTTCGGACGGAGTGATCTCCAGCTCCCCTGGGAAGATGTGGCGACGATCGCCGCCGTGCTGCGGGAGGCCGGCGCCGTAGCGGCTGCAGCCTGA
- a CDS encoding FGGY-family carbohydrate kinase encodes MPPLLPCALGLDLGTSGLRLVVVDAAGRPLDEQASPYPAPFDDPLGWQRGFQHLCSRIPEALRQAVGAIAIDGTSGTLLLCRQDGTLLEGRPGRALSYAQACPEQGAAAEAIAGGPPALVGPAASASGSLARALRLLESVPGPTDGLLLRHQADWLMGWLLGTWQWGEAGNNLRLGWHLERGQWCGQISAQPWSAALPRICASGTPLGPLAPGPARALGLPRQCQVVAGSTDANAGVLAANPSPEDGITVLGTTLVLKQFSTMPVHGSGISCHRVAGRWLVGGASNSGAGVLSRFYSPVQLEELSRQINPAQPTGLALRPLLGRGERFPVDDPGLEPVLEPRPVSDVLYLQALLEALADIELAGWRKLASLGIPPIRRVITLGGGARNPQWRRLREQRLGVPVLNRPGLSAALGMARLAASKLESSLATP; translated from the coding sequence GTGCCCCCCCTCCTGCCCTGTGCCCTGGGCCTCGATCTCGGCACCAGCGGGCTTCGTCTGGTGGTCGTCGATGCTGCCGGCCGCCCGCTGGATGAGCAGGCCTCGCCCTACCCGGCCCCCTTCGACGACCCCCTGGGATGGCAACGGGGCTTCCAGCATCTGTGCTCCCGGATCCCGGAGGCGTTGCGGCAGGCCGTCGGCGCGATCGCCATCGATGGCACCTCCGGAACCCTGCTGCTCTGCCGCCAGGACGGCACCCTGCTGGAGGGTCGTCCTGGCCGGGCCCTCTCCTACGCGCAGGCCTGCCCCGAGCAAGGGGCAGCGGCCGAGGCGATCGCAGGCGGACCACCCGCCCTGGTGGGCCCCGCGGCCAGTGCCAGCGGCAGCCTGGCCCGCGCCCTTCGCCTGCTGGAGAGCGTGCCCGGCCCCACCGACGGCCTGCTCCTGCGCCATCAGGCCGACTGGCTGATGGGCTGGCTGCTCGGGACCTGGCAGTGGGGAGAAGCCGGCAACAATCTGCGGCTGGGGTGGCACCTGGAACGCGGGCAGTGGTGCGGCCAGATCTCCGCGCAGCCCTGGAGTGCGGCGCTGCCGCGCATCTGCGCTTCCGGCACACCGCTGGGCCCCCTGGCCCCCGGCCCAGCCCGCGCGCTGGGGCTTCCCCGGCAGTGCCAGGTCGTGGCCGGCAGCACCGATGCCAACGCCGGCGTGCTGGCGGCCAACCCCTCCCCTGAGGACGGCATCACCGTGCTGGGCACCACTCTTGTGCTGAAGCAGTTCTCGACCATGCCGGTGCACGGCTCCGGGATCAGTTGCCACCGGGTGGCCGGCCGCTGGCTTGTGGGTGGGGCCTCCAACAGCGGTGCGGGAGTGCTCAGCCGCTTCTACAGCCCCGTGCAGCTGGAGGAACTGAGTCGGCAGATCAACCCTGCCCAGCCCACGGGCCTGGCTCTGCGGCCCCTGCTCGGCCGGGGGGAGCGCTTCCCGGTGGATGACCCCGGGCTGGAGCCGGTGCTGGAGCCCAGGCCGGTGAGTGACGTCCTCTACCTGCAGGCGCTTCTGGAGGCCCTGGCGGACATCGAGCTGGCGGGATGGCGAAAGCTCGCCTCCCTCGGCATCCCCCCGATCCGGCGGGTGATCACGCTGGGAGGGGGTGCCCGCAATCCCCAGTGGCGGCGCCTACGCGAACAGCGGCTGGGCGTGCCGGTGCTCAACCGCCCCGGGCTCTCCGCCGCCCTCGGCATGGCCAGACTGGCCGCATCCAAGCTCGAGAGTTCCCTCGCCACCCCATGA
- a CDS encoding DUF2470 domain-containing protein, producing MPADPLNAAVSERICKHMNDDHAEAVLSYARHYGGLQDATQARMVAIQPDAMELDVDGAAVRVAFDHTLSDSEDAHRTLVAMLRALPGPA from the coding sequence ATGCCCGCCGATCCCCTGAACGCCGCCGTGAGCGAGCGCATCTGTAAGCACATGAACGACGACCACGCCGAAGCGGTGCTCAGCTACGCGCGCCACTACGGCGGCCTCCAAGACGCCACCCAGGCGCGGATGGTGGCGATCCAACCCGACGCCATGGAGCTCGACGTGGATGGCGCGGCCGTGCGCGTGGCCTTCGACCACACCCTGAGCGACAGCGAAGACGCCCACCGCACCCTCGTGGCGATGCTGCGCGCCCTGCCCGGCCCCGCCTGA
- a CDS encoding ComF family protein: MAVSFSRCLVTLLPLEWLIRHRDGTQLPGSLQQREPATQGELPLPWWAAGLYEAGLRRQLLGLRRDLQPQRLLPLVRRLATSLQADPRLSTLRASPLLVPIPSWKSRANPLPPLLARQLSAQLQWPLAPLLARSRPVLGQHRLNRDLRWANQQGAFRCLVTAHQDPRGRRPVLILDDILTTGATACNAAASLEAAGWRPLGMACLARTPEHRRP; encoded by the coding sequence ATGGCTGTCTCCTTCTCCCGGTGCCTGGTCACCCTGCTGCCGCTGGAGTGGCTGATCAGGCACCGGGACGGCACCCAGCTGCCCGGATCGCTGCAGCAGCGCGAGCCGGCCACCCAGGGGGAGCTGCCGTTGCCCTGGTGGGCCGCAGGGCTCTACGAGGCGGGGCTGCGGCGCCAGCTCCTGGGCCTGCGGCGTGACCTCCAACCCCAGCGGCTGCTGCCACTGGTACGCAGACTGGCCACCAGCCTCCAGGCTGATCCCCGCCTCTCCACGCTGCGGGCCTCCCCCCTCCTGGTGCCCATACCCAGCTGGAAAAGCCGCGCCAACCCGTTGCCGCCACTGCTGGCCCGCCAGCTCTCCGCCCAGCTGCAATGGCCACTGGCTCCCCTGCTGGCACGCAGCAGGCCCGTGCTCGGGCAGCACCGGCTCAACCGCGACCTGCGCTGGGCTAACCAGCAAGGGGCGTTCCGCTGCCTGGTGACGGCCCATCAGGATCCCCGCGGACGGCGGCCCGTGCTGATCCTCGATGACATCCTCACCACGGGCGCCACCGCCTGCAACGCTGCGGCCAGCCTCGAAGCGGCCGGCTGGCGGCCGCTGGGCATGGCCTGCCTCGCCCGCACCCCGGAACACCGCCGGCCGTGA
- a CDS encoding chromophore lyase CpcT/CpeT: protein MLCAGFSNQQQAFDNPPLYAHILVKMRPLPQLAPGSLLLEQSYAINPAAPYRIRVLRAERQGDGLVIQNQALADDQRFWGAAENEALRSRISPADLRPLEGCAYVVREHAGGFIGEVEPGCRCLVERKGQTTYLVSRLELDAHGMRTIDTGHDPQSHAQVWGSLAGPFEFSRTDDYSHEIPAAWHDAFQP from the coding sequence ATGCTGTGCGCCGGCTTCAGCAACCAGCAACAGGCCTTCGACAACCCGCCCCTCTACGCCCACATCCTGGTGAAGATGAGGCCACTTCCCCAGCTCGCCCCGGGATCCCTGCTGCTGGAACAGAGCTACGCCATCAATCCCGCGGCGCCGTATCGGATCCGGGTGCTGCGGGCGGAGCGGCAGGGTGATGGCCTGGTCATCCAGAACCAGGCCCTGGCCGATGACCAGCGCTTCTGGGGTGCGGCGGAGAACGAGGCGCTGCGCAGCCGCATCAGCCCTGCCGACCTGCGCCCCCTGGAGGGCTGTGCCTACGTGGTGCGGGAGCATGCCGGAGGATTCATCGGTGAGGTGGAACCGGGCTGTCGCTGTCTGGTGGAGCGCAAGGGTCAGACCACCTACCTGGTGAGCCGGCTCGAACTCGATGCCCATGGGATGCGCACCATCGACACCGGACACGACCCGCAATCCCACGCCCAGGTGTGGGGTTCCCTGGCGGGGCCCTTTGAATTCAGCCGGACGGACGACTACAGCCACGAAATCCCTGCCGCCTGGCACGACGCCTTCCAGCCGTGA
- a CDS encoding phycobilisome rod-core linker polypeptide: MTLANAAYLGIERFANDRNKENWTNASDNDKALLIRAVYKQVLGNQYVMKSERLEGPESLFKRGYLSVREFVRQVAKSGLYKQKFFENCNPYRFIELNFKHLLGRAPQNKAEMLHHFTILQEQGFDAEIDSYIDSAEYQERFGEETVPYLHGFNYNSGQQGLQFSYMLQLTRGVGASVRGDLLKTQSRLNPAVHSEQPMPVVSPNAKGAVFRKVGSDGVTRQGVGSGEEGRTFRVEISGFNNYRLHKRSNRVRFIPFNKLLQYQQQIHREGGRIASITPVN; the protein is encoded by the coding sequence ATGACTCTCGCCAACGCTGCCTACCTGGGCATCGAGCGTTTCGCCAACGACCGTAACAAAGAGAACTGGACCAACGCCTCGGACAATGACAAGGCGCTTCTCATCCGTGCGGTCTACAAGCAGGTGCTTGGCAACCAGTACGTGATGAAGAGCGAGCGCCTTGAAGGCCCTGAGTCGCTGTTCAAGCGTGGTTACCTGAGTGTCCGCGAGTTCGTCCGCCAGGTTGCCAAGAGTGGCCTCTACAAGCAGAAGTTCTTCGAGAACTGCAACCCCTACCGCTTCATCGAACTGAACTTCAAGCATCTGCTCGGCCGGGCTCCTCAGAACAAGGCCGAGATGCTGCACCACTTCACGATCCTGCAGGAGCAGGGATTCGACGCCGAAATTGATTCCTATATCGACAGCGCCGAATACCAGGAGCGTTTCGGTGAGGAGACGGTACCCTATCTGCACGGTTTCAATTACAACTCTGGTCAGCAGGGCCTGCAGTTCTCCTACATGCTGCAACTCACCCGCGGCGTGGGTGCCTCTGTGCGGGGCGACCTCCTCAAGACCCAGTCCCGCCTCAATCCAGCTGTCCACTCGGAACAGCCCATGCCCGTGGTCAGCCCCAATGCCAAGGGTGCGGTCTTCCGGAAAGTCGGCAGCGACGGCGTGACGCGTCAGGGCGTGGGCTCTGGCGAGGAGGGTCGCACATTCCGGGTGGAAATCTCTGGGTTCAACAACTACCGGCTCCACAAGCGCAGCAACAGGGTGCGCTTCATTCCCTTCAACAAGCTGCTCCAGTATCAGCAGCAGATTCACCGTGAAGGTGGCAGAATCGCCAGCATCACGCCGGTGAACTGA
- a CDS encoding phycobilisome linker polypeptide: MKVSAGTRGTSFTSSRQVTFTVTGLANNDYSRTADMVMNVPYTRMNETMRLVQRMGGKITAVSVNGGDLVGAGSKAAPARKKIQSSSEG; encoded by the coding sequence ATGAAGGTTTCCGCAGGAACGCGAGGCACCAGCTTCACCAGCAGCCGTCAGGTCACCTTCACCGTGACCGGTCTCGCCAACAACGACTACTCACGTACCGCCGACATGGTGATGAACGTGCCCTACACCCGGATGAACGAGACCATGCGTCTGGTTCAGCGGATGGGTGGCAAGATCACGGCAGTCTCGGTCAACGGCGGTGATCTGGTGGGTGCCGGCTCCAAGGCGGCCCCGGCACGGAAGAAGATTCAGTCGAGCAGCGAAGGCTGA
- a CDS encoding phycocyanin subunit beta: MFDAFTKVVAQADARGEFINAGQIDALAAMVAESNKRMDTVNRITSNASKIVTNAARDLFDSQPALIAPGGNAYTHRRMAACLRDMEIVLRYVTYAIFTGDASVLEDRCLNGLRETYLALGVPGASVAEGIRKMKDAAIAIANDRNGITPGDCSALMSEVGTYFDRAAAAVG; the protein is encoded by the coding sequence ATGTTCGACGCCTTCACCAAGGTTGTAGCCCAGGCTGATGCCCGCGGCGAATTCATCAACGCCGGTCAGATTGACGCCCTCGCCGCCATGGTGGCCGAGAGCAACAAGCGCATGGACACGGTGAACCGCATCACCTCCAACGCTTCCAAGATCGTCACCAATGCCGCTCGCGATCTCTTCGATTCGCAGCCCGCTCTGATCGCCCCCGGCGGTAACGCCTACACCCATCGCCGCATGGCCGCCTGCCTGCGCGACATGGAGATCGTTCTCCGCTACGTCACCTACGCCATCTTCACCGGCGACGCTTCCGTCCTGGAAGACCGCTGCCTCAATGGCCTCCGTGAAACCTACCTCGCCCTCGGCGTCCCCGGCGCTTCCGTGGCAGAAGGCATCCGCAAGATGAAGGACGCCGCCATCGCCATCGCCAACGACCGCAACGGCATCACCCCCGGCGACTGCTCCGCTCTCATGAGCGAAGTCGGCACCTACTTCGACCGCGCTGCTGCCGCTGTCGGCTGA